Proteins from a single region of Novosphingobium sp. CECT 9465:
- the gluQRS gene encoding tRNA glutamyl-Q(34) synthetase GluQRS yields the protein MTVTRFAPSPNGPLHLGHAFSAIVAHDRAKRDHGLFLLRIEDIDGARSRPELAQDFRADLAWLGLDFREVPPQSERIGRYRAAADLLRDKGLLYPCSCTRAEIAAAAHVSGPDGPIYPGTCRVYGPKPGADVAWRLDMNRAVELAGPLEWTDERRGPQMARPGLFGDVVLWRKDAPASYHLAATLDDAADGVTHVTRGVDLFNASHVHRLLQHLLGLPVPVWHHHPVLVDAGGRKLAKRRDAPALADRRRAGEDGLAIAAAVRTARFDTGISLSDALDQQA from the coding sequence ATGACCGTCACCCGATTTGCCCCCAGCCCGAACGGGCCGCTCCATCTGGGCCATGCCTTTTCCGCAATCGTTGCCCATGATCGCGCGAAACGCGATCATGGCTTGTTCCTGCTGCGCATCGAGGACATCGACGGCGCGCGATCGCGGCCAGAACTGGCGCAGGACTTCCGCGCCGATCTGGCATGGCTGGGGCTGGATTTTCGCGAAGTGCCTCCGCAATCGGAGCGTATCGGCCGCTATCGCGCCGCTGCCGATCTGCTGCGTGACAAGGGCCTGCTTTATCCTTGTTCCTGCACCCGCGCCGAAATTGCCGCCGCGGCACACGTCTCCGGGCCGGACGGGCCGATCTATCCCGGAACCTGCCGCGTTTACGGACCGAAACCCGGCGCAGACGTGGCATGGCGGCTCGATATGAACCGGGCGGTGGAGCTTGCAGGGCCACTGGAATGGACCGACGAGCGGCGCGGGCCGCAGATGGCGCGGCCCGGTCTGTTCGGCGATGTGGTGCTGTGGCGCAAGGATGCACCCGCCAGCTATCACCTTGCCGCCACGCTGGACGATGCTGCGGACGGGGTGACGCATGTGACGCGCGGCGTGGACCTGTTCAACGCCAGCCATGTCCACCGCCTGCTCCAGCATCTGCTGGGGCTGCCGGTGCCGGTGTGGCACCATCACCCGGTGCTGGTGGACGCCGGTGGGCGCAAGCTGGCCAAGCGCCGCGATGCGCCCGCGCTCGCAGACCGCCGCAGGGCCGGCGAAGACGGCCTTGCCATCGCCGCGGCAGTGCGGACTGCCCGCTTTGACACTGGCATTTCCCTATCGGACGCATTAGATCAGCAGGCATGA
- a CDS encoding HIG1 domain-containing protein: protein MNYVLIPLIVVLVAMTVISLVRGIIAFLKTTEADLKSDPSKGATDMQILQNKMMFNRIKYQGMAVLAVVILMAVSR, encoded by the coding sequence ATGAACTATGTCCTGATCCCGCTGATCGTCGTCCTCGTCGCCATGACGGTCATCTCGCTCGTGCGCGGGATCATCGCATTCTTGAAGACGACCGAAGCCGATCTGAAAAGCGATCCGTCCAAAGGCGCGACCGACATGCAGATCCTGCAGAACAAGATGATGTTCAACCGCATCAAGTATCAGGGGATGGCCGTGCTGGCGGTTGTCATCCTGATGGCCGTTTCGCGCTGA
- a CDS encoding cob(I)yrinic acid a,c-diamide adenosyltransferase, whose product MVKLNKIYTRTGDDGTTGLVDGSRRAKFDARMQAIGEVDEANSAIGLAAVATSADAAADLQRIQNDLFDLGADLATPGEDFMPSDMVLRVVAAQVEWLETAIDALNESLPPLTSFILPGGSEAAARIHVARATVRRAERATVALDNVEPVNPQAMAYLNRLSDYLFVLARATNAGNDPLWVPGGSR is encoded by the coding sequence ATGGTAAAGCTCAACAAGATCTACACCCGCACGGGTGACGATGGTACGACCGGACTGGTAGATGGTTCGCGCCGGGCCAAGTTCGATGCGCGGATGCAGGCCATCGGCGAAGTGGATGAGGCCAACAGTGCAATCGGCCTTGCCGCCGTGGCCACATCGGCCGATGCTGCGGCCGATCTTCAGCGTATTCAGAACGACCTGTTCGATCTGGGCGCCGATCTTGCCACGCCGGGCGAGGATTTCATGCCATCTGACATGGTCCTGCGCGTTGTTGCCGCGCAAGTCGAATGGCTGGAAACGGCAATCGATGCGCTGAACGAGAGCCTTCCCCCCCTGACCAGTTTCATCCTGCCGGGCGGTTCGGAAGCGGCAGCGCGCATTCACGTGGCGCGGGCCACGGTGCGCCGGGCAGAACGCGCGACGGTGGCGCTCGACAATGTCGAACCGGTCAATCCGCAGGCGATGGCTTACCTCAATCGGCTGTCCGACTACTTGTTCGTGCTCGCCCGTGCGACGAATGCCGGCAATGACCCGCTGTGGGTGCCCGGCGGATCGCGCTGA
- a CDS encoding 3-hydroxyacyl-CoA dehydrogenase NAD-binding domain-containing protein yields MIRTVAVIGAGQMGSGIAQVSAQAGLKVLLGDVSVELAEKARDKIAKGLGKLVEKGKVDAALAASTIANLHCFSDHAAVAEADLMIEAATEREDIKHKIFESVGKHLAAHAIMASNTSSIPITRMAVSSPDPQRFIGIHFFNPVPLMKLVEVIPGLATSVSTIEAVRDYVANIGKEIVLSQDEPGFIVNRIFVPFINEAAFVLGSGTGSVVDIDKGVKLGLNHPMGPLELADFIGLDTLLEIMKIYLASTGDPKYRPAPLLQKYVEAGWLGRKSGRGFYDYSGEVPVPTR; encoded by the coding sequence ATGATCAGGACGGTTGCGGTGATCGGCGCGGGCCAGATGGGTTCGGGCATTGCGCAGGTTTCAGCGCAGGCGGGCCTGAAGGTGCTGCTGGGCGACGTCTCGGTCGAACTGGCTGAAAAGGCGCGGGACAAGATCGCCAAGGGCCTTGGCAAGCTGGTCGAGAAGGGCAAGGTCGATGCAGCACTGGCCGCTTCCACCATTGCCAACCTTCACTGCTTTTCCGATCACGCCGCAGTTGCCGAAGCCGATCTGATGATCGAAGCCGCGACCGAGCGTGAGGACATCAAGCACAAGATTTTTGAATCGGTGGGCAAGCATCTTGCCGCACACGCGATCATGGCGTCGAACACGTCCTCGATCCCGATTACGCGGATGGCGGTATCCTCGCCCGATCCGCAGCGCTTTATCGGCATTCACTTCTTCAATCCGGTGCCGCTGATGAAACTGGTGGAAGTGATCCCCGGCCTTGCCACTTCGGTTTCCACGATCGAAGCGGTGCGCGATTACGTTGCCAATATCGGCAAGGAAATCGTGCTGTCGCAGGACGAACCCGGCTTTATCGTGAACCGCATCTTCGTGCCCTTCATCAACGAGGCGGCTTTCGTCCTCGGCAGCGGCACAGGCTCCGTCGTGGATATCGACAAGGGCGTGAAGCTGGGCCTCAATCACCCGATGGGTCCGCTTGAACTGGCCGATTTCATCGGGCTGGATACCCTGCTGGAAATCATGAAAATCTACCTCGCCTCCACCGGCGATCCGAAGTACCGCCCGGCGCCGCTGCTGCAGAAGTATGTCGAGGCAGGCTGGCTGGGCCGCAAGTCTGGTCGGGGCTTCTATGACTATTCCGGCGAAGTGCCGGTGCCTACGCGATAA
- a CDS encoding thermonuclease family protein, with protein sequence MTRIAISLAAALLTLLPGTASSTTSGDRERAQFEPCGASPRITCIVDGDTFWYGGTKIRMADINTPETAQAACAQEAALGLRAKQRLGQLLNAGPFTLEVRGRETDRYGRALRVVTRKGESLGARLEAEGLAEHWKGRRGNWCGASGGA encoded by the coding sequence ATGACAAGGATTGCTATCTCGCTCGCCGCCGCGCTGCTGACACTGTTGCCCGGCACCGCCTCATCCACCACTTCGGGCGACCGCGAACGCGCGCAGTTCGAACCCTGCGGCGCGTCTCCGCGCATCACCTGCATCGTCGATGGGGACACGTTCTGGTACGGCGGCACCAAGATCCGCATGGCCGACATCAACACCCCGGAAACCGCACAAGCCGCTTGCGCGCAGGAAGCGGCGCTGGGGCTACGGGCAAAGCAGCGCCTTGGCCAGTTGCTCAACGCAGGGCCTTTCACGCTGGAAGTGCGCGGGCGCGAGACCGACCGCTATGGCCGCGCGCTGCGCGTGGTCACCCGCAAGGGGGAAAGCCTTGGCGCGCGGCTTGAGGCGGAGGGCCTTGCCGAACACTGGAAAGGACGGCGCGGCAACTGGTGTGGCGCTTCAGGCGGCGCGTAG